In Lolium perenne isolate Kyuss_39 chromosome 5, Kyuss_2.0, whole genome shotgun sequence, the sequence gtggtgtttatctttcaatcttgttggtcaactttcaccaatggactagtggcttcatccgcttatccaataattttgcaaaaagagctggcaatgggattcccagtcccaaattaattaacaaaaatagacactcctccatggtatgtgattgttggacggcacccgaaggattcggttagccatggcttgtgtaagcaaaggttgggaggagtgtcatcataataaaactaaaataaaaaggcactccttcatggtatgagattgttggcaggcacccgaggattcggttagccatggtttgtgaaagaaaggttggaaggagtgccacccaaaaataaaataaaatgggagccgctctttgaaggtttgtctggcaagggggttagagtacccgctaccattcgttgacaacaacatacacctctcaaaactttatttttatgctctctttatgttttcaaaatcaaagctctagcacaaatatagcaatcgatgatttcctctttgaaggaccattcttttactttcattgttgagtcagttcacctatttctctctacctcaagaagcaaacacttgtgtgaactgtgcattgattcctacatatttgcatattgcacttattatattactctatgttgacaatatccatgagatatacatgttacaagttgaaagcaaccgctgaaacttaatcttcttttgtgttgcttcaatacctttactttgaattattgctttatgagttaactcttatgcaagacttattgatgcttgtcttgaaagtgctattcatgaaatgtctttgctatatgattcacttgtttactcatgtcatatacattgttttgatcgctgcattcactacatatgctttacaaatagtatgatcaaggttatgatggcatgtcactccagaaattatctttgttatcgttttacctgctcgggacgagcagaactaagcttggggatgctgatacgtctccgacgtatcgataatttcttatgttccatgccacattattgatgatatctacatgttttatgcatactttatgtcatatttatgcgttttctggaactaacctattaacaagatgccgaagtgcgattcttgttttgctgtttttggtttcagaaatcctagtaacgaaatattctcggaatcggacgaaatcaacgcccaggttcctattttcaccggaagcatccagaacacacgagaaccaccagggagggggcacaggcccaccaaaccctaggccggcgcggccaggggggcccgcgccaccctatggtgtgggcaccccttcagccctcctgcgccgcatcttcgcctatttaaagcctccgtcgcgaaaaccctgatacgttcgacgaaacccatagaaaccttccagagccgccgccatcgcgaagccaagatctgggggacaggagtctctgttccggcacgccgccgggacagggaagtgcccccggaaggctcctccatcgacaccaccgccatcttcatcaacgctgctgtctcccatgaggagggagtagttctccatcgaggctcggggctgtaccggtagctatgtggttcatctctctcctatgtacttcaatacaataatctcatgagctgccttacatgattgagattcatatgatgatgcttgtaatctagatgtcgttatgctagtcaagtgggttttacttatgtgatctccggagactccttgtcccacgtgtgtaaaggtgacagtgtgtgcaccgtgtgggtctcttaggctatatttcacagaatacttattcactgttatgaatggcatagtgaagtgcttatttatatccctttatgattgcaatgtgttttgtatcataatttatctatgtgctactctagcaatgttattaaagtagttttattcctcctgcacggtgtaatggtgacagtgtgtgcatccgtgttagtacttggcgtaggctatgattatgatctcttgtagattatgaagttaactattgctatgatggtattgatgtgatctattcctcctacatagtgtgaaggtgacagtgtgcatgctatgttagtacttggtttagtcgtgttgatctttcatgcactctaaggttatttaaatatgaacattgaattgtggagcttgttaactccggcattgagggttcgtgtaatcctacgcaatgtgttcatcatccaacaaaagagtgtagagtatgcatttatctattctgttatgtgatcaaagttgagagtgtccactagtgaaagtgtaatccctaggccttgttcctaaatactgctatcgctgcttgtttcttgtttctttgcgttactcgcttattcataccacctgtatttcactatctcttcgccgaactagtgcacctattaggtgtgttggggacacaagagacttcttgctttgtggttgcagggttgcatgagagggatatctttgacctcttcctccctgagttcgataaaccttgggtgatccgcttaagggaaaacttgctgctgttctacaaacctctgctcttggaggcccaacactgtctacaggaaaaggagggggcgtagacatcaaccctcaatgctggagttaacaagctccacaatattcgatattcatgtttaaataaccttagagtgcatgatatatcaacacaactaaaccaagtactaacatagcatgcacactgtcaccatcacactatgaaggaggaatagatcacatcaatactatcatagcaataattaacttcataatctacaagagattacaatcataacctacgccaagtactacacgatgcacacactatcaccattacaccatggaggaggaatatagtactttaataacatcactagagtaacacatagatgaacagtgatacaaaactcatatgaatctcaatcatgtagggcagctcatgagatcattgtattgaagtacataggagagagattaaccacatagctaccggtacagcccttaacctcgatggagaactactccctcctcatgggagacagcatcggtgatgaagatggcggtggtgtcgatggaggagccttccgggggcacttccccgtcccgacggcgtgccggaacagagagtcctgtcccccagatcttggcttcgcgatggcggcggctctggatggtttctcgtaccgtggcttttctgtatcgaagatttaggtcagggacctttaaataggcgaagaggcggagtcggagggctgacgaggtggcgacacaataggggggcgcggcccaccccttggccgcgccgggcacacgtgtggggcccacagggccctcctctggtggctctcaggtgttctggaagcttcgtgtaattttaagatctttggcgttgatttcgtccaattccgagaatatttccttactaggatttctgaaaccaaaaacaacagaaaacaggaactggcacttcggcatctcgtcaataggttagttccagaaaacgcataaaatcatcataaagtgtgaaaaaaacatgtaggtattgtcataaaacaagcatggaacatcagaaattatagatacgttggagacgtatcatcgatgcagtctgagccgtcgaggacgaggtgctgccctagttttgccagaactagGCGCACATCGGGGATGAAGGCATACCCCgattttgccagaaccgagtacgcaAGACGAATTCGAGGAAGGCGAGGCGCCGATCCGAGCTTGCCAGGCCCGGGGACGcatcggggacgaaggcacgcaGCGGTGTTGCCAGCACCGTGCATGCGTATGACGGGACCAGTACAAATGGCGCGCCATGTCGGAGTAGACTTAGCAGAGGAAGACTCAACGATGGTTGTCGGAGTAGAGTAACAGATGTCGTAGTCGAGGAAGATGCGAGGACGCTGGCGGCGGAGATGTAGTGGACGAAGACGTAGAAGACGGGCGTTGCGGTGGTCGGCGAGCCCAGCACGACCTAGAGTGGTTGGCGAGCCCAGCGGCGACCTAGggtggaggcgcggcggcggtacaCGAGGTTGGCGAGGAAGACTCGgcggcgtgacgaagaccatgcgcaGACGGAGGTGACCCGCGCCGAAGGGGCGACGCTGTGGTGGCCTCGAACGTCGATGCGCAGGGGGACGGCGAAGGTAACCGCGTGCAGCGATGCCACGGCCCGAGGGGCCGGCGTAGCTGCAGGGCGCGAGTCGGTGCAGCGGCAGGAGACCACCAGCGACGTACACGCCTCGAAAGGCGCGTCGGAGGCCGGTAGcatggaccaaaggcggcggcgctgcggcccgaaggggcgacgcagcggcaccccgatgctcgatcggtggtaggcgcgtgctcAGGGACGTGCTTGGCGTAGACGTGTGCGaggtcggttgatcagaccgacggcggTGGGATACgcgccatggcgtggacgacgcGCAGATCGGAGCCGAtggcgacgttgtcgatgatgtccCGGGTGATGACGGTGGAGACGAGCCGGCGATGTAGACCGCGCGAGCGAGACAGCCTGCTGCGTCGCACGTAGGGGCGCCCCGTGTGCAGCACGTCCGGTTGTGCCGTGCGGTTGATGGCCGGTGCAGGTCAATACCGTTGTTGGAGTAGAGGCGCAAGTGGACGACGGCgatgggcgactcaatccgataTATGATCGGTAAACCAAAAAGGAAAAACGTcggtcgagcgaccggcggagcaaaaagaaaaccaatctacagattggaaaaaaagactcgagggcagcggatcaacggatcggcggacgaaccctcatatgggttgcgcggcccccggagtaggccatggagattgacctccccgggggcggcgcgggcggaagCGCGTGCGGCAGCTAGGTCAAGGAGCGtgtcgctctgataccatgtagaaggataAAGAGGGAGAAGAGATTGGCGAAATatgatggatgttgtattgagcctctcgggcgagtatatatagtggtACAAGATTTAGAGGCTAAGATAGCTCTCCTAAAGATATGGTAGGTAGAGATTATAAATCCTAGACTACCTATTATATCTATactaaatctatacctaataataaagggagaagcgtttccttGGTTCGGTCCGCTCCGTTGCGCTTTCGTCCAACCAGCAAGATGTTTTCGTCCGTCTGTGGTGCCCTTCGTCTGGGTAAGACAGAGTCCAGGTCGAATATGATTCCTCAGATGGGCCGAATCAATCGGGAGGCACGTGAGAGGAGCTCGACATGGACACAAATTGACGTAGAGCGGAGGAATTCAATCGATACAAACATGAGGTGGACATCGATAATGATCCAGATCAACACGATTTCGTACATATAAGGAGCCCCTTTACAGTTGATTCTTCAAGGTATGAGGCGAGACCTTATCTCTACGAGGAAGGTCACGATGACGGGGAAAGGCAGCAGTTTCGCCGATGACGACGCTGGTGCCATCATCTATACCCTTTGGGCTGTAACGTGAGCACGAGGGGGCAGAACGTGCGCGATTGGTGTGGGAATAGATGGCGAGGAACCACCGGCGAGAAGCCCGTGCAGGCTGGATCGCGGGAGTGCAGCGCCAATTCAGTAAATTCAGAGCTTAAAAGTCTAGCTTTGCTAGCATTTTCTAGATCgattttggtgtgctccaagcctCCAAACCGTCGGCACCACGGCGGCGTACCGGCTCCCGGACAACTTCtggcaaatttgcaagaattcgCTGCGGGACTCCGCTGACGCCTCCTGACCGCATCGGCATGATCCAATCCGCGTCGCAGAGGCCATGCCTAGATCGTTGGGGGCCGGGAGGAGCAGAGCCTCAGCCTGCCGTTGATCCTTTCTTTACAAGGCTGTCGAACCCAACATCAACGGGCACTGGTGGGGACTATGGCCGAGGTCGGCATCACCAATGCAGGAGGCAGGAGCGCAGAACATACAGTCAGATCTGTAGCTACCGTTTCAGAAGAAACATGGGCGCGATGGTGTTGTTCGAACGCCACTGCTGGCAAGCAATTGAATCGTACAAAAAAAAGTGGGCAGATTGCCCTTTGGGCTGTAACGTGAGCACGAGGGGGCAGAACGTGCGCGATTGGTGTGGGAATAGATGGCGAGGAACCACCGGCGAGAAGCCCGTGCAGGCTGGATCGCGGGAGTGCAGCGCCAATTCAGTAAATTCAGAGCTTAAAAGTCTAGCTTTGCTAGCATTTTCTAGATCGATTCTGGTGTGCTCCAAGCCTCCAAACCGTCGGCACCACGGCGGCGTACCGGCTCCCGGACAACTTCTGGCAAATTCGCTGCGGGACTCCGCTGACGCCTCCTGACCGCATCGGCATGATCCAATCCGCGTCGCAGAGGCCATGCCTAGATCGTTGGGGGCCGGGAGGAGCAGAGCCTCAGCCTGCCGTTGATCCTTTCTTTACAAGGCTGTCGAACCCAACATCAACGGGCACTGGTGGGGACTATGGCCGAGGTCGGCATCACCAATGCAGGAGGCAGGAGCGCAGAACATACAGTCAGATCTGTAGCTACCGTTTCAGAAGAAACATGGGCGCGATGGTGTTGTTCGAACGCCACTGCTGGCAAGCAATTGAATCGTACAAAAAAAAGTGGGCAGATTGCCCTTTGGGCTGTAACGTGAGCACGAGGGGGCAGAACGTGCGCGATTGGTGTGGGAATAGATGGCGAGGAACCACCGGCGAGAAGCCCGTGCAGGCTGGATCGCGGGAGTGCAGCGCCAATTCAGTAAATTCAGAGCTTAAAAGTCTAGCTTTGCTAGCATTTTCTAGATCgattttggtgtgctccaagcctCCAAACCGTCGGCACCACGGCGGCGTACCGGCTCCCGGACAACTTCTGGCAAATTCGCTGCGGGACTCCGCTGACGCCTCCTGACCGCATCGGCATGATCCAATCCGCGTCGCAGAGGCCATGCCTAGATCGTTGGGGGCCGGGAGGAGCAGAGCCTCAGCCTGCCGTTGATCCTTTCTTTACAAGGCTGTCGAACCCAACATCAACGGGCACTGGTGGGGACTATGGCCGAGGTCGGCATCACCAATGCAGGAGGCAGGAGCGCAGAACATAAAGTCAGATCTGTAGCTACCGTTTCAGAAGAAACATGGGCGCGATGGTGTTGTTCGAACGCCACTGCTGGCAAGCGATTGAATCGTACAAAAAAAAAGTGGGCAGATTGCAGACGCGGTCGAGTATGCCGAGAGCCTGAAACGCTCTACATTATCGTGCCTCACGAGCGGCAGCGTTTCAGCCCAGTGGATGCTCCAGGTTTGTACTTTCTAACATACACCGTTTCACTGAAACCTACCGAATTTAAAACAAATAATTTTACTTGATCACTTCTTTACAAGCGCTTTCAGCAACGGGTAACATGATCAATATGACCACAGTAGGAGACTATGTATTTAACTGTGAAAGAGCATTGTTGACTGTAGAAAATATGATTGGGGAAATAACAACAGAAAGAAATCTTTCTTAATGTAGATACCAAGGTTCTTCACCATATTTTTGGAGTATAGTATATGTAATaactttttatttattttttgcaCCTTTCTTTTTACGTGTATTCTTTCAAGGCTGGATTACAGAGTTCATGTTTCAATCAAGTTAAAAGTGACTTCATTTTGTACGAAGATCGATGTATTCAAGCTAACTATACAAAAAACAGATTTCCTTTATGCTTTTTTGTGAAATTGATGAATTTAGGTAGACTACGCATTCCTGCTTTGTTACTTTGCACAGTTTCTTTGAAGGATGTTTGTGGTGATATGCATGATTCTTATTCTAGGTTCGGTTATTTGTATGTATTGGTGAAGcaaattttttttaaatttccaacAGTTAAGGGGACGTGCATACAAGCCAACGAACAACATGTAGCAACACATGGAATTTTTTTCTATAAAATCATAATGTATGCTACGGAGGTGCACTTGCCTGTGGTCAAGATTCAGAAATTGTCAGTTTCCTTTGTGTTAAAAATACTACTGTATGTGATTATATAGGATTATGAATTTCACATAGAGAATTTTAAATGGATGTAGAAAAATGAAATTATTTTTGTTCTCGATATGACCGGTGAGATATTTAAGGATGTAGTATTATGTTTCAGAATGAATCATGAAATTAACGATAAACCGTGAGATAGACCCTTCTCAGTAATGGATATGTGGGTCCCGTGGCGCATATTTTTCcgtcccgttgcaacgcacgggcaacttTCCTATATATCTCTAACATAAATCTCCCATCCACGTAGAACTAACATTAAGGTGCTACGGACGACGCATAACTTTGTGGCCACTCATATTGAGCAGCACTATCATGTTCATTCATGCTAGTAGTTGAACTAACCCGAACGCTATAATTAATTTTCGAGATCCATGTGCCCGCGCCAATATGAAATCTGTATACTTTGGCCTCGCACCACTGTGTCGACCCCATCCATCGGATCAAAAGCGCCATTTACTTTGACTAATCTAATCCAAACTGGCCTTGCAATAACACGTAGGCCCCACTACGTGGCGTGCTAGAATTGGCTTTCAGCAGTGGATCTTATCCCCTCCGTGGAAGCATGCGGTGACGTGGGCCCCATCCTTAGCGGGCCCGCTGGATCAAACGCGCGCCTTTTTGCCTTTTCTTCTGTGGATCTACGGAAGACTTCGACATTGGCATCACAGGCCGAGCCGAGCCGAGCTTGGCTTGGCTTGGCAGTATGGCTCGTCTGGATCGTGGGTTCGTGGCTATTCGTCAATATAATTCAGCAATCGGCACGTAGAAGTAGTTCAGGAGAAAGTTCAGAAAACGCCACTGCGTGCCTGGCTCCctgcgtagttgataggtcacaCACTCCGAGGGTTCCGTCTCGGACTGGGCAACGTAACAAACCGTGGACTATGGCGACAGTGCATAGAGCTCATGGACCAACCTATCTATGAAATACATTGAGCATCATCCTTGTGCATGGATCAAAGTTTTTTTTCTCTTCGTACGTGCAGATCGAGTTGTTCATTCTGCATCACACAATAGTAGTagtatgtatctatacactaaagaaTATCTTCGATAGACGTTTGATGTAATTTTTATGGACATGGGTAGTACATAGAGTACATGCCTACATTAGTGTTCATATCACTTTTAGGTTTGGAAACTCAAAATTAAGCTCGATCTCGAGTGCtctttattatttttaatttttttttttttttgaagttttAAGAAGTTCTGAAAAACTTTTGTATGTACTCCAGGATATATTCTATAAGCGTGGAAAAGTTTAATCCAAAATATTTAATGTTTTAGGCTACACACATACTATGACAAAATTGTGGATCTAAGTATAGTGAAAAATTCATATCTTCAGGATTCCAAAATTTGACACATTTTCTACTGTTGTGTAGCCCTGAATACAAACAATCTTTAATTGAGATTTTGCTCTATTAGTTATGGCGTTTTGGATGAAATCGGATTATTTGAATAAAATCTATGTACAATCCTTAATAATTTTTGAATGAGGATATCCGGGTGCTATTTGAATGAGGAAAATATCTAGTGATACCACTCATtacatgataccatgataccatttcacaaaatttgaattcTAAGTATCAAAAAATTTCGAAATAAATTTGTGGCGGTTGACAAGATGTGTGTTTGCATTCTCTAAAATTTTCACATCCAAATTTAAAATACACCGAGATAAACAAAAAAGACGAATGCTATGTGAATAGTGCTATTTTATGTTTTTGTCTTTATGTGACACTATTCATgcttgatttctcatttttgtttCTCTTAGGGTATTTTGAACTTGGTTATGAAAGTTACTGGGCACGTAGACATGCATCTTACCGAACACCCAAattttggttttaattttttaacatttaaaatttaaattttgaagagtggtatcatggtatcaaataaggtgtggtatcactagatatgttctcATCATATCCAGTGTCAAGTTCAAAATCGGATATCGTTATCCATCAGATTCCTTAAAATTAGAtgtggattctctaaaatggaTCCAAAAAAAATTGGTATGGAAATTATCTTATCCTTTTACACCCCTAAGCTAATACTGACCAAGCGGACACCACACCACATCGAAAATTTGCTACTATTTCTTGTAAAAGTATATTCTTTATTGTTAGCACAACTAAGCCCATTGATTATGTGTGCAACATTTATGTACTACCCTTATTGATTTTGTGTACCTTATTGACCTTTTTTTGTAAGGTTCACACTCTGAAATTGTTTGTCCTAAATGTGACATACACACCTCTTTATCTATATGATGTCCCGCTGTAACATGGGGAGTATCATATAGTCTTAGTTGCATACGTGGCAAACACGATTTTCAGCTAAGCTCGCTGATTCTGTTAATCTATGGGTAGTTGGTTTTGTTTGAAACACAAGTTGAGTGACTATGGGGCTTTTGCCTCACATTTAAGCGATAAAAGAGTAGGAAAATATGTCGACGAAATAACTTTAAAACATTGGGGGGTTGCTAAGGGCCCAGGCATTCTGGTAAGAGTGTGGATTATGCCATCTGGTGATGGAGGCTGAAGCCACCATGAGTGTTGTGGATATGCTTCATGGGTGCTTGCCAATGACGTAGACCAAttccggcaagctcgggtggCCCACAAATGATAAATGGGTATATGGCCCAGTCGGGCAGCCCAGTTGTTGATTGGTCAAGACGGAGAGTCTGGGATCAGAAGCTCTAGCCAGATCCAGCACCATCAGATCAGGTTGGGTTTGTATCGACGTTGGTTTGCTAGCTGAATCTTTACGTGTACGACAAGTTGTACTTATTAGGTCAGTGTGCTAGTAGAGTCTGACCAAGACTAATCCTTGTTAACCCTAGATATTGGCGCTTCTATAAGCCGAATCCCGGGAGTCCTTGAGGTAGAACCAATATTCTCATTGTAACCGCGCACTTGTTTCTTATAGTGAATTCTAGCAGGATGTAGGGTTTCGACACCATTGCTGTCCCGGAAGTTCAGTCTTACGCccacctcctctctctctctctctctctacacGACATGACATACCCTCCACAGCGTACTCGACATCCACACAACGACAGTGAGGGTATTCGTTTGGCAACACACATGGGTCTCCAGAATGTCATCACTGAAACTGATGCACTCGAGGTCGTCAATCTATCGAAGGATCCTAGAGCTAGTACATCTCTAAATACTAGTATTATCCGGGTGGTGATCAAGGAGTTTTGTGGGAGGTTTTGATATTAATCATATTCATGGGCTTGCTAACGAGGCTCAGTCTTGTGTTCATAACACTAGTTATGATAGGCAtgtgagaaccaacctgaggtttggGTGGTTAGAAGAATGGTTGTATCCCCAGCCCGctgcagagttcaaaccccaggtttaacATCTGCGTATCTCATAATGGCGAAATATTTTTTCAGTGGGAGGTGACGttcccgtcgacggcgaggcgctcGTGGTGACTTCATCATTTTCAATATCCGATCTGTTACCTCAGTCTACCGAAGGTACTCATAGTGATAGGGTGTGTGCGCGCGCGTTTATTGTGTttctcaaaagaaaagaaaagtgatGATAGGCATGTGGGTCAACTTAGCTCCTAGCTAGTATCTTGGAAAAAGATTGTAACCATTTTGTTTGATGAATAAAGCTCCATCTGATTTGCAAAAGAAAAAAACTTTCTTTGACACCATAAACGCTATCTGGTTAGTTTGACTCATTATCCATTTTACCGCCAAGATTCCTAAAATAACACCACACTGCCAATTTATCCGCGCCCATACCGGACTGATGATCCTATCCGGTTTCCTAATTTTGGATGCCTACAACTATGTAGGCTACGCTCGACCGCACGAGCCGAGCCGACCGCGGAAGTCGGAGCCCGGAAACAGAATGAGGTAGATCCAGAATTACACGATCCCTCCAAATATCTCGCCTACGTCCCCTCCCCACCCTTCGCCGGAACTCGCCTATAAATCCTCCCCGGCTCCCTCCAACAAAgaaggaaggaaggaagaagaagacacaCTGCGCCCGCCACATACACAGACAAGCTTCGATACCAAGGTAATCACCAATCACCCTCGCTCTCATTCGTTCCCCGGCCAAGAACGAACCAGATAAACAGAGGAGGAGAAGCAATCCTTTGATCACAATTTCACAAACGCGTATTCTTTGTGTTACACAGATCGCGTATCTACTCCATGGGACTTCTTGACCAGCTGTGGGACGACACGGTGGCCGGGCCGCGGCCGGACCACGGCCTCGGCAAGCTCCGCAAGTACGCCTCTTTCTCCCCGTCCTCCACCACTGCGGCGTCGGGCGCCACGGCGTCGGCCGAcgtggcggcggcgccggcggtgaCGCGGAGCATCACCATCCTCCGCCCGCCGGCCCTGTCCGTGACGTCGCCGCGCAGCGAGTCCGGCTCCGCGCCGTCGTCCCCGGCCAGCGTCCCGGACTCCCCCTTCGGCGGCACAGGTGCCTAGCCTTAATTTGCCCCTAACTTAGCCTCCATTGTTTTCTTGCCTGTAGATTAGCAGTGCGATGCGTGATGTGCATGGCATGATAATATAACATCGATGCACTGTTGTAACTGCAGCCACGACACCCAGGGGAGAGGGCTGGagcaagttccgccggaaaggcaGGATGGCCGCCGACGGCACGGACGTCGCCAGCAGCCTCGGCACGCCGCGAAGCCCCACGGTCTACGACTGGTACGTTCCCCTGAGCAGTAGCTACTCTGGAGTACCGTA encodes:
- the LOC127301447 gene encoding dormancy-associated protein homolog 3 produces the protein MGLLDQLWDDTVAGPRPDHGLGKLRKYASFSPSSTTAASGATASADVAAAPAVTRSITILRPPALSVTSPRSESGSAPSSPASVPDSPFGGTATTPRGEGWSKFRRKGRMAADGTDVASSLGTPRSPTVYDWVVISSLDR